Proteins co-encoded in one Luteolibacter sp. Y139 genomic window:
- the ccsA gene encoding cytochrome c biogenesis protein CcsA, whose translation MDRWFLIAATALAAVGGVTGMWTVHKGTRSRWTVLWMCLAFLAQLGFLSIRGEARGACPLVGIGEILTFLAWSLTLFYLAVGPTYRLSLLGVFTAPVVVVFQAVALLPGVLAAHAERMPRADAWRETHAAMSVLSYGALALAAVAGVMFLVLDKQLKDQHLQSGLFRNLPPVRELLKCMIRLLWIGVVLLSIGVVAGFMMPRSGGTAHLLTATAVWIGYAVLLAIRQVRGLTGRRTATVAVALFVVSLSVFALV comes from the coding sequence GTGGACCGCTGGTTTCTGATCGCCGCGACCGCCCTCGCAGCCGTGGGCGGGGTGACGGGCATGTGGACGGTTCACAAGGGGACCCGCAGCCGGTGGACGGTCTTGTGGATGTGCCTGGCGTTCTTGGCGCAGTTGGGATTCCTGTCGATCCGGGGTGAGGCGCGGGGGGCGTGCCCGCTGGTGGGGATCGGGGAGATCCTGACGTTCCTCGCGTGGTCGCTGACTCTTTTTTATCTGGCGGTGGGGCCGACCTACCGGCTTTCGCTGCTCGGGGTGTTCACCGCGCCGGTGGTGGTGGTGTTTCAGGCGGTGGCTTTATTGCCCGGGGTGCTGGCCGCTCATGCGGAGCGGATGCCGCGGGCGGATGCCTGGCGCGAGACGCATGCGGCGATGTCGGTGCTTTCCTATGGAGCGCTGGCGCTGGCTGCGGTGGCGGGGGTGATGTTTCTGGTGCTGGACAAGCAGCTCAAGGATCAGCACCTGCAGTCGGGCCTGTTCCGGAACCTGCCGCCGGTGCGGGAGTTGTTGAAGTGCATGATCCGGCTGCTGTGGATCGGCGTGGTGCTGCTGAGCATTGGCGTCGTGGCCGGGTTCATGATGCCGCGGAGTGGCGGCACGGCCCACCTGCTGACCGCCACGGCGGTGTGGATTGGCTATGCGGTCTTGCTTGCGATCCGGCAGGTGAGGGGATTGACCGGTCGCCGGACGGCCACGGTCGCGGTGGCGCTCTTCGTTGTGTCCCTATCAGTATTTGCGCTCGTCTGA
- the mtnP gene encoding S-methyl-5'-thioadenosine phosphorylase yields the protein MATAIGIIGGSGLYEIDGFEKAEERVIATPFGEPSDALVGGMLAGREVWFLPRHGRGHRLLPTEINHRANLWALRSVGVRHLICVTAVGSLKDEYHPRDIVLPDQYFDRTSRRELHTFFGGGIVGHVSFADPISGGLRGILRKAATAIGATVHDGGTYVNMDGPAFSTRAESETNRKLGFDVIGMTNLPEAKLAREAEIALATLAMITDYDCWKVEEEPVTAEAVMGHLHANVSAAKRIIARAIPEIPAEAEWPEHRSLDGAIMTPRQLWPVAKMEALRPMLQRFL from the coding sequence ATGGCAACGGCGATCGGGATCATCGGGGGTAGCGGGCTTTATGAAATCGACGGGTTCGAGAAGGCGGAGGAGCGGGTGATCGCGACGCCGTTCGGTGAGCCGTCGGATGCGCTGGTGGGTGGGATGCTAGCCGGGCGTGAGGTTTGGTTCTTGCCGCGGCATGGGCGAGGGCACCGCTTGTTGCCGACGGAGATCAATCACCGGGCGAACCTGTGGGCGCTGCGGTCGGTGGGGGTGCGGCATTTGATCTGTGTGACGGCGGTGGGGAGCTTGAAGGACGAATACCATCCGCGGGACATCGTGTTGCCGGACCAGTATTTCGACCGGACGAGCCGGCGGGAGCTGCATACGTTTTTCGGTGGTGGGATTGTGGGGCATGTTTCGTTTGCGGATCCGATCAGTGGCGGGCTGCGTGGGATCTTGAGAAAGGCGGCGACCGCAATCGGGGCGACGGTCCACGACGGCGGGACCTATGTGAACATGGATGGGCCGGCGTTTTCGACGCGGGCGGAGAGCGAGACGAACCGGAAGCTCGGGTTCGATGTGATCGGGATGACGAATCTCCCGGAGGCCAAGCTGGCGCGGGAGGCGGAGATCGCGCTGGCGACGCTGGCGATGATCACGGACTACGATTGCTGGAAGGTGGAGGAGGAGCCGGTGACGGCCGAGGCGGTGATGGGTCACCTGCACGCGAACGTGTCCGCGGCGAAGCGAATCATTGCCCGCGCGATCCCGGAAATCCCGGCGGAGGCGGAGTGGCCTGAGCACCGTTCGCTGGACGGCGCGATCATGACGCCGAGGCAATTGTGGCCGGTGGCGAAGATGGAGGCATTACGCCCGATGCTTCAGCGGTTCTTGTGA
- a CDS encoding efflux RND transporter periplasmic adaptor subunit, with amino-acid sequence MRPVLFLPLTSLLFLPSCEKKQAAAGPAQMPPAAVTFLPAATETVSITRELPGRIDAVRVAEVRARVPGILLEKTFEEGVDVKAGDVLFKIDPAPLVAAKENAAAALARSEANLSQAESQLARYKSLVNSNAVSKQQFDDAESAVKVATAEGKAATAALKTAELDLGYATVTAPISGRVGKAQVTEGALVGKDEATRLAVIQQLDPIYFDFTQSSADLIALRRAMSSGEISKVNPEKAKATLILEDGSEYPLPGKILFSEAAVDESTGMVSLRAEFPNPDKLLLPGMFARGRVVQAIRENVVTVPQRAVTRQQGGMGSVMVVDDNNVAQARLIQTDNAVGDKWVVTSGLKAGEKVIIEGLLKARPGAPVVPEPFAPKAEASQSTAKAPNKKEG; translated from the coding sequence ATGCGCCCTGTCCTTTTCCTTCCGCTGACTTCGCTGCTGTTTCTGCCCTCGTGCGAGAAGAAGCAGGCGGCAGCGGGCCCTGCCCAGATGCCGCCGGCGGCGGTGACTTTCCTGCCCGCGGCGACCGAGACCGTGAGTATCACGCGTGAGCTGCCGGGCCGCATCGATGCGGTGCGCGTGGCGGAGGTGCGTGCGCGGGTTCCCGGCATCCTGCTGGAGAAGACCTTCGAGGAAGGCGTGGATGTGAAGGCGGGCGACGTGCTCTTCAAGATCGACCCGGCGCCGCTGGTGGCGGCGAAGGAGAATGCCGCGGCAGCGCTTGCGCGTTCGGAAGCAAATCTCTCACAGGCCGAAAGCCAACTCGCCCGCTACAAGTCGCTGGTGAATTCGAACGCGGTGAGCAAGCAGCAGTTCGACGATGCGGAGTCCGCCGTGAAGGTGGCGACCGCGGAAGGGAAGGCTGCGACTGCCGCGCTGAAAACCGCCGAGCTCGATCTTGGCTACGCCACCGTGACCGCGCCGATTTCCGGGCGGGTGGGGAAGGCGCAGGTGACCGAGGGGGCACTGGTCGGCAAGGATGAGGCGACGCGCCTGGCGGTGATCCAACAGCTCGATCCGATCTACTTCGACTTCACGCAATCCAGTGCCGACTTGATCGCACTGCGCCGCGCGATGAGCAGCGGCGAGATTTCCAAGGTGAATCCCGAGAAGGCGAAGGCGACTCTGATCCTGGAAGATGGCAGTGAGTATCCGCTGCCGGGCAAGATCCTCTTCTCGGAAGCCGCGGTGGATGAGTCGACCGGTATGGTGAGCTTGCGCGCCGAGTTCCCGAATCCTGACAAGCTGCTGTTGCCCGGGATGTTCGCTCGTGGCCGGGTGGTGCAGGCGATTCGTGAGAACGTGGTGACCGTGCCGCAGCGCGCCGTGACCCGCCAGCAAGGTGGCATGGGCAGCGTGATGGTGGTGGACGACAACAACGTCGCCCAGGCACGACTGATCCAGACCGACAATGCCGTCGGTGACAAGTGGGTGGTGACTTCGGGCCTAAAGGCCGGGGAGAAAGTCATCATCGAAGGTCTTCTCAAGGCTCGTCCCGGTGCGCCGGTGGTCCCGGAGCCCTTCGCCCCCAAGGCGGAGGCCAGCCAGTCCACGGCAAAGGCTCCTAACAAGAAGGAAGGCTGA
- a CDS encoding polysaccharide deacetylase family protein: MRNPIESLGYKILTASSQAAASEEGLPRLSRRGFMVLGTALGSSCSMISSAKQDEPQAATAGVDPAAAPTRTEPNKNFRTPSTRGPVPRNPDNNLPATGASSGITFSRVAVTQPYIAMTFDDGPHPNNTPRLLDMLRERNIKATFYVIGRNVDLYPNVLRRTVSEGHEIGNHSFTHPILSKMSDSAVREELTKCRDAVARAAGIQPRTMRPPYGALLQRQREWIHAELNYPTILWSVDPLDWKRPGPSVVTSRILAGTTPGAIVLSHDLHGGTVDAMPATLDGLLSKGFKFVTVSQLLAMATAPGQVAGQ; encoded by the coding sequence ATGAGAAATCCCATCGAATCGCTCGGCTACAAGATCCTCACCGCTTCCTCCCAAGCCGCTGCGTCGGAAGAAGGGCTGCCGAGACTTTCCCGCCGCGGGTTCATGGTTCTGGGCACGGCGCTGGGAAGCAGCTGCTCGATGATTTCCTCGGCCAAGCAGGATGAGCCCCAGGCGGCGACCGCCGGAGTGGATCCGGCCGCGGCCCCGACCCGCACGGAGCCGAACAAGAACTTCCGCACCCCGAGCACGCGTGGCCCGGTGCCTCGGAATCCGGACAACAACTTGCCAGCGACCGGGGCGAGCTCCGGCATCACTTTTTCGCGCGTGGCGGTCACGCAGCCGTACATCGCGATGACCTTCGACGATGGCCCGCACCCGAACAACACGCCGCGGCTGCTGGACATGCTGCGCGAGCGGAACATCAAGGCGACCTTCTACGTGATCGGCCGCAACGTGGACCTGTATCCGAACGTGCTGCGCCGCACCGTTTCGGAAGGCCATGAGATCGGCAATCACAGCTTCACCCACCCGATTCTCAGCAAGATGAGCGATTCCGCGGTGCGCGAGGAACTGACCAAGTGCCGCGATGCGGTGGCCCGTGCCGCCGGCATCCAGCCACGCACGATGCGCCCGCCGTATGGTGCGCTGCTGCAGCGCCAGCGCGAGTGGATCCATGCCGAGCTGAACTACCCGACCATCCTGTGGTCGGTGGACCCGCTTGACTGGAAGCGCCCCGGACCGTCGGTGGTGACCTCGCGAATCCTCGCCGGCACCACGCCGGGAGCGATCGTGCTTTCCCATGACCTTCACGGCGGCACGGTGGATGCGATGCCTGCGACGCTCGATGGCCTGCTGAGCAAGGGATTCAAGTTCGTGACTGTCTCGCAGTTGCTTGCCATGGCTACGGCTCCGGGCCAAGTGGCTGGCCAGTAA
- the cobA gene encoding uroporphyrinogen-III C-methyltransferase → MSTSGICYLVGAGPGDLGLVTLRAKECVEMADVLVYDALSSPEILRWAKKDCEKIHVGKRAKDHTLSQEEINALIVEKTKEGKKVVRLKGGDPMIFGRGGEEAAELAAAGVSFEIVPGISSTIGGPTYAGIPVTHRDHCSQLTIFTGHEDPTKGESSIDYAHLAKTPGTKVFVMGVSRLREIASAFVAGGADASTPIALTRWATTGAQKTITGTLADIADTAEKENFGSPAVAVIGGVVKEREKINWFERRPLFGKRIVVTRTREQAGGLSRELGALGADVIELPTIRIEPPDDKREFAEMVTHAHEYDWLIFTSPNGVERFFDAFYATYEDARSLGNPRIAVIGPGTAQKVREYRLAVDLMPEKDFVAEGLVEAFVNGDSVENLTLLWVRGSDARDVVFEGLTALGAIVDECVAYKTVPETEDPTGAAARLKEDGADLITFTSASTVDNFFKLGLAWPEGCAAGSIGPVTTEALKKHGIEPAFEAKPSDIPGLTAAIRKWAKA, encoded by the coding sequence ATGAGCACTTCCGGCATTTGTTACCTCGTTGGCGCCGGTCCCGGCGACCTAGGCCTCGTCACCCTTCGTGCGAAGGAGTGCGTGGAGATGGCGGATGTGCTCGTCTACGATGCCCTTAGTAGTCCGGAGATCCTGCGCTGGGCGAAGAAGGACTGCGAGAAGATCCATGTGGGCAAGCGCGCGAAGGATCACACGCTTTCGCAGGAGGAGATCAATGCTCTCATTGTCGAGAAGACGAAGGAGGGCAAGAAGGTGGTGCGCCTCAAGGGCGGCGATCCGATGATCTTCGGTCGTGGTGGTGAAGAGGCTGCGGAGTTGGCTGCTGCCGGGGTGAGTTTTGAGATCGTGCCGGGCATCAGCTCGACGATTGGTGGGCCGACTTATGCGGGGATTCCGGTGACGCACCGCGATCACTGCTCGCAGCTGACGATTTTCACGGGTCACGAGGATCCGACCAAGGGCGAGAGTTCGATTGACTATGCCCACCTTGCGAAGACGCCGGGCACGAAGGTGTTCGTGATGGGTGTGTCGCGCTTGCGTGAGATTGCCAGCGCGTTTGTCGCTGGGGGGGCTGATGCCTCGACGCCGATTGCGCTGACCCGCTGGGCGACCACGGGTGCTCAGAAGACGATCACCGGCACGCTGGCCGATATCGCGGATACGGCGGAGAAGGAGAACTTCGGTTCGCCGGCGGTGGCGGTCATCGGTGGGGTGGTGAAGGAGCGCGAGAAGATCAATTGGTTCGAGAGGCGCCCGCTGTTTGGCAAGCGCATCGTGGTGACCCGCACGCGGGAGCAGGCGGGTGGCTTGAGCCGTGAACTGGGTGCGCTTGGTGCCGATGTAATCGAGTTGCCGACCATTCGGATCGAGCCGCCGGATGATAAGCGCGAGTTCGCCGAGATGGTGACCCATGCGCATGAATACGACTGGCTGATCTTCACCAGTCCGAATGGGGTGGAGCGATTCTTCGACGCCTTCTACGCGACGTACGAGGATGCTCGTAGTTTGGGCAATCCGCGGATTGCGGTGATCGGGCCGGGAACGGCGCAGAAGGTTCGCGAGTATCGCTTGGCCGTCGATTTGATGCCGGAGAAAGATTTCGTTGCCGAGGGTTTGGTCGAGGCTTTCGTGAATGGCGACTCGGTCGAGAATCTGACGCTGTTGTGGGTCCGTGGTTCTGATGCCCGCGATGTGGTGTTCGAGGGACTCACCGCGCTCGGTGCGATCGTGGATGAATGCGTGGCCTACAAGACCGTGCCTGAGACGGAAGATCCGACGGGCGCTGCGGCGCGGCTGAAGGAAGATGGTGCTGATCTGATCACGTTCACTTCGGCGTCGACGGTCGACAATTTCTTCAAGCTGGGGCTGGCGTGGCCGGAGGGTTGTGCGGCCGGGAGCATCGGTCCGGTGACGACGGAGGCGCTGAAGAAGCATGGCATCGAGCCGGCGTTCGAGGCGAAGCCGAGTGATATTCCCGGGCTCACTGCGGCGATCCGCAAATGGGCGAAGGCTTGA
- a CDS encoding dynamin family protein: MPGERYFAVRDRLSELLGWVGDLTNEVALEAEPDHPQPVLTQPVLIAAIGEINAGKSSLLNALVGEELCPASSLPLTSEVRLYRHGEDADHEVQPLLYECRRSLDYLRNFDLLDTPGTNAKYEGHREIAEPFLEHADLVLVVFTAENPWTAATWDAVSKLSPEALSRTALVVQRIDLKQNQDIPIILGHMRDLSMKRAGVVLPIFPVAARVGLEVKQSESPDPKQWAASRLSDLEHFISERICESYDRRQVLHDAWHHAARTIRRMDHKLDTQRRGMDDDSWFLSGIEREMDEQRDAALEEAPNALAEVMERYRAEVDAVVRLLKKRLSWWRTLSRLFTGDASAAEIESSFAARMQETAIGFGRDDAGRLVDACSAHWETVRPRVVERMGFEPGACAVAGEAREGVIAKFVARLEKAVPRALTGLRLRGVLDPQLRRRNSLLKGLVGIGLCVSLAAGVCGTLGQQHLALILLVAAVGTFGFAVVMAWITRMRVAAGYRERLLAGAATFAEGLKADHGEAIRFLFRDHSLSLIEVRRQLAAEKTALQPRMERANSLYIALKSIELDL; encoded by the coding sequence ATGCCGGGCGAGCGCTACTTTGCGGTTCGGGACCGCCTATCGGAGCTGTTAGGCTGGGTGGGCGACCTTACGAATGAAGTCGCGCTCGAAGCCGAGCCTGATCACCCGCAGCCGGTGCTCACGCAGCCGGTCCTGATCGCGGCGATCGGTGAGATCAATGCGGGCAAGTCATCGCTGCTGAATGCGCTGGTCGGTGAGGAGCTTTGTCCTGCCAGTTCATTGCCCCTCACTTCGGAGGTGCGGCTCTATCGTCATGGTGAGGATGCGGATCATGAGGTGCAGCCACTGCTTTACGAGTGCCGGCGTTCGCTCGACTACCTGAGGAACTTCGACCTGCTCGACACGCCGGGCACCAATGCGAAGTACGAGGGTCATCGTGAGATCGCGGAGCCCTTCCTGGAGCATGCGGATCTGGTCCTGGTTGTTTTCACGGCGGAGAATCCGTGGACGGCGGCGACCTGGGATGCGGTGTCGAAGCTTTCGCCCGAGGCGCTGTCGCGCACGGCGCTGGTGGTGCAACGGATTGACCTGAAGCAGAACCAGGACATCCCGATCATCCTGGGGCACATGCGTGACCTCTCGATGAAGCGTGCGGGAGTGGTGTTGCCGATCTTCCCGGTGGCGGCGCGCGTGGGATTGGAAGTGAAGCAGTCGGAGTCGCCTGATCCGAAGCAGTGGGCGGCGAGCCGGCTTTCCGATCTGGAGCACTTCATTTCCGAGCGGATCTGCGAGTCGTATGATCGCAGGCAGGTGCTGCATGATGCGTGGCACCACGCGGCGCGGACGATCCGGCGAATGGATCACAAGCTCGACACGCAGCGGCGCGGGATGGACGACGATTCGTGGTTCCTGTCCGGCATCGAGCGCGAGATGGATGAGCAGCGGGATGCGGCGCTGGAGGAAGCTCCGAATGCCTTGGCCGAGGTGATGGAGCGGTATCGTGCCGAGGTGGATGCGGTGGTGCGGCTCTTGAAGAAGCGGCTGAGCTGGTGGCGGACGCTTTCGCGCTTGTTTACCGGTGATGCTTCGGCGGCGGAGATCGAGTCTTCGTTTGCGGCGCGGATGCAGGAGACGGCGATTGGTTTCGGGAGGGACGATGCGGGGAGATTGGTGGACGCTTGTTCCGCGCATTGGGAAACGGTACGGCCGCGGGTGGTGGAGCGGATGGGTTTCGAACCCGGTGCGTGTGCGGTGGCGGGAGAGGCGAGGGAGGGTGTGATCGCGAAGTTTGTGGCGCGCTTGGAGAAGGCGGTGCCGCGGGCGCTGACGGGGCTGCGTTTGCGCGGGGTCTTGGACCCGCAGCTGCGGCGGAGGAATTCGCTGCTGAAGGGTTTGGTTGGGATCGGGCTGTGTGTGTCGCTTGCGGCGGGTGTCTGTGGCACGCTGGGACAGCAGCATCTGGCGCTGATCCTGTTAGTTGCTGCGGTGGGAACTTTCGGGTTCGCGGTGGTGATGGCCTGGATCACTCGGATGCGGGTTGCGGCGGGGTATCGCGAGCGCTTGCTGGCGGGGGCCGCGACGTTTGCCGAAGGGCTCAAGGCAGATCATGGCGAGGCGATCCGGTTCTTGTTCCGGGATCACTCGCTGAGCTTGATCGAGGTCCGGCGGCAGCTTGCGGCGGAGAAGACGGCGCTGCAGCCGCGGATGGAGCGGGCGAACTCGCTGTACATCGCGCTGAAGTCGATTGAGCTGGATTTGTGA
- the hemA gene encoding glutamyl-tRNA reductase → MELVCVGLNHRTAPVEVRERFAVSASKLGDSAKDLLGLQGLAESVVLSTCNRTEFYLAGEKAEQAAAELRRKLAQSHGADSDPHWYEHHRISAARHLCRVVSGLDSMVLGETEIFGQAKEAYRQALESGATSGTLNKLFQRAFSVGKKVRTDTRIQEGATSVAGAAVELAEKIFGKLAGCRVIVIGAGDMSRQTAQALVSRGASSVFVTNRSFDKAEQLAAEMGGRAVKFDEWQAVLAGVDVVISSTSAPHPVVLPHHIESVRRVRKFRPLFLIDIAVPRDIDPACGDIEEVYLYDIDTLEQLADEARVRREKQIAECDRIIDEELRKLNLPGT, encoded by the coding sequence ATGGAACTCGTCTGCGTCGGTCTGAATCACCGCACCGCGCCCGTCGAGGTTCGCGAGCGCTTCGCAGTGTCCGCGAGCAAGCTGGGGGACTCGGCGAAGGATCTGTTAGGCCTCCAGGGTCTTGCGGAAAGCGTGGTGCTTTCGACGTGCAACCGGACTGAGTTTTATCTGGCCGGAGAGAAGGCGGAGCAGGCTGCGGCGGAGCTGCGCCGGAAGCTGGCGCAATCGCATGGTGCGGATTCGGACCCGCATTGGTACGAGCATCATCGTATTTCCGCGGCGCGGCATCTGTGCCGGGTGGTGAGCGGGCTTGATTCGATGGTGTTGGGCGAAACGGAGATCTTCGGTCAGGCGAAGGAGGCGTATCGTCAGGCGCTCGAATCGGGCGCGACCTCGGGGACGCTGAACAAGCTCTTCCAGCGCGCCTTCTCGGTCGGAAAAAAGGTCCGAACGGATACGCGGATCCAAGAGGGGGCGACTTCCGTGGCGGGAGCTGCGGTGGAACTGGCGGAGAAGATTTTTGGCAAGCTGGCCGGCTGCCGCGTCATCGTAATCGGCGCGGGCGACATGAGCCGCCAGACGGCGCAGGCGCTGGTGTCACGTGGGGCGAGTAGCGTTTTTGTAACCAACCGGTCCTTCGACAAGGCGGAGCAGCTCGCCGCCGAGATGGGCGGGCGGGCGGTGAAGTTTGATGAATGGCAGGCGGTGCTGGCAGGGGTGGACGTGGTGATTTCCTCGACCAGCGCGCCGCATCCGGTGGTGCTGCCGCATCACATCGAGTCGGTGCGGCGCGTGAGGAAATTCCGGCCGCTGTTCCTGATCGACATCGCGGTGCCCCGCGACATTGATCCGGCCTGCGGCGACATCGAGGAGGTCTATCTCTACGACATCGACACGCTTGAACAATTGGCCGATGAGGCCCGCGTCCGGCGTGAGAAGCAGATCGCCGAATGCGACCGGATCATCGACGAAGAACTCAGAAAGCTGAACCTGCCTGGCACGTGA
- the hemC gene encoding hydroxymethylbilane synthase: MSEEVFQKTVIGTRGSDLALVQAAATERALSLAFPDLRITRQVIRTTGDRRTDVALAQVAKVEGTDKGIFTKELEEALRAGEIDIAVHSLKDVPTVVSDEFEIAGVLSRAPIRDVLVSRQPGGLDILPAGAVVGTSAVRRARQLQWLRPDLKVIDLRGNVPTRLRKVAEGAYDAILLAEAGLVRLGHRMSRPSVVFGTEVHFAPLAEDVFYPAAGQGAIGFEIRKGDKAAAALVAGIVDVVTFTRVRAEREFLRLLEGGCSTPVGVFTSLEYDVLTMDARVFPDEGGTPRVAKASGGDPLKVARELYDSLA, from the coding sequence GTGAGCGAAGAAGTATTCCAGAAGACTGTCATTGGCACCCGCGGGAGCGATCTCGCGCTGGTGCAGGCCGCTGCGACCGAGCGTGCGCTATCGCTGGCATTTCCTGATCTGCGGATCACGCGGCAAGTCATTCGCACCACTGGAGATCGTCGCACGGATGTGGCGCTGGCCCAGGTCGCGAAGGTGGAGGGGACCGACAAAGGGATCTTCACGAAGGAGCTTGAGGAGGCCTTGCGTGCCGGTGAGATCGATATCGCGGTGCATTCGTTGAAGGATGTGCCGACGGTGGTGAGCGATGAATTTGAAATCGCGGGCGTGCTTTCGCGCGCGCCGATCCGGGATGTGCTGGTTTCGCGTCAGCCGGGTGGGCTCGACATTTTGCCTGCGGGCGCGGTGGTGGGCACGAGTGCGGTGCGGCGTGCGCGACAACTCCAGTGGCTGCGGCCGGATCTGAAGGTCATCGATCTGCGTGGCAACGTGCCGACACGGCTGCGCAAGGTGGCCGAGGGTGCTTATGATGCGATCCTTTTGGCCGAGGCTGGCTTGGTCCGGCTGGGTCATCGCATGTCGCGGCCATCGGTGGTTTTCGGCACCGAGGTTCACTTCGCGCCATTGGCGGAGGATGTGTTCTATCCGGCGGCAGGGCAGGGGGCGATCGGCTTCGAGATCCGCAAGGGCGACAAGGCCGCGGCGGCACTGGTAGCCGGGATCGTGGATGTAGTGACCTTCACGCGGGTCCGCGCCGAGCGCGAATTCCTCCGGCTTCTGGAAGGTGGCTGCAGCACGCCGGTCGGCGTTTTCACCTCGCTTGAATATGACGTCCTGACGATGGACGCGCGCGTTTTTCCTGATGAAGGCGGCACGCCTCGTGTCGCCAAGGCTTCCGGTGGCGATCCGCTGAAGGTCGCCCGCGAACTTTACGACTCCCTAGCATGA
- a CDS encoding LysR family transcriptional regulator, whose translation MELRHLRYFVAVADALNFRRAAERLNVTRPALSKQVKDLEEETGLRLLERDTVSVSLTDAGSVFLAEARAILADVERAVDLAREAQDGRRGELRIGSVGQMASSFLPGALKAFGAEFPRVDVSFVEMTPIEQLSALETGEIHLGFAYGRDAEQVPGLSSLPLVRSNFGVSVSQLHPFAERKRISLDELGKQTLLCVGAEAASNHRRDILRIFDEEGISAGSMRQISGFDALLNMIAADQGVSLLPEVLDLRNSHAIVTLPLTVEHANLDFTLWAVWRTERTSLLVRNFVRLLEQNRPMVAKKRAS comes from the coding sequence ATGGAGCTGCGACACCTCAGATATTTCGTGGCGGTGGCGGACGCCTTGAACTTCCGCCGGGCCGCCGAACGCCTGAATGTCACGCGCCCGGCCCTCAGTAAGCAGGTCAAGGATCTCGAAGAAGAAACCGGCCTGCGCCTTCTGGAACGCGACACCGTCAGCGTCTCACTCACCGATGCCGGCTCCGTCTTCCTCGCCGAAGCCCGCGCGATTCTTGCCGATGTCGAACGCGCCGTCGACCTCGCCCGCGAGGCCCAGGACGGCCGCCGCGGCGAACTCCGCATCGGCAGCGTGGGCCAAATGGCCTCAAGTTTCCTCCCCGGAGCCCTCAAGGCCTTCGGAGCCGAGTTCCCCCGCGTCGACGTGTCATTCGTGGAAATGACCCCCATCGAGCAACTCTCCGCTCTGGAAACCGGGGAGATCCACCTCGGCTTCGCCTATGGCCGCGATGCCGAGCAAGTCCCCGGCCTCTCCAGCCTGCCTCTCGTCCGCTCGAACTTCGGCGTCTCCGTCTCCCAGCTCCACCCCTTCGCAGAACGGAAGCGCATCTCACTCGATGAGCTCGGCAAGCAAACCCTGCTCTGCGTCGGCGCCGAAGCCGCCTCGAATCACCGCCGCGACATCCTCCGCATCTTCGATGAAGAAGGCATCTCTGCCGGCTCCATGCGACAGATCTCCGGCTTCGATGCCCTGCTCAACATGATCGCCGCCGACCAAGGCGTATCCCTGCTCCCCGAAGTCCTCGACCTGCGGAACAGCCACGCCATCGTCACCCTGCCGCTCACCGTCGAGCACGCCAACCTCGACTTCACCCTCTGGGCCGTCTGGCGCACCGAACGCACCTCCCTCCTCGTGCGAAACTTCGTCCGTCTGTTAGAACAGAATCGCCCCATGGTCGCCAAGAAGCGCGCTTCTTAA